tgcatAAGGATCCGaaaaacacataggcacctggactccttgggggactgtttccgtcaccttattccatggaatgtaggtggatcctgaggatgccatggtgttgagccctagcaatcacaagtgagcaatcagatagctaatatactatatcaacgctaatcattatcagtaactacacctaaatgtaccactaatcactcctaataataattaaattgattgctaaactattttctaacattttctaaaaaaaattctaatattttctataattttctacaattttctacaattttctaatattatcttgcatttttttattttctaatacttctctaacaattttctagtattttctaatactaaatctaacactaaatgtactatatcaacgctaatcactataagtaactgcatctaaatgtaccactaatcactcctaacaataattgaactgattgctaattctactatttcaaaaaaaattacaacataatctatttaaaaaatatagaaaattttagttacctaaagtCGCCGCCTTGgaaatccgacagggcttcgccgctttgactctccctcacccctcctctccctccctccatctcttttcttttttttctggatttttagtaagCCAAATGGGGTTGAGGGGgccaacaccttatatagggctgggggccggccgcccagctgctggggggccggccgcccagctgccgggcggccaggggggccggccgccccactgccgggcgaccggcccccagggacctgtctgtaattttttttctttttttttgcgtttaagtccctaccgcccggcagccgggcggccaggtcccggccgcccggcagcggggcggccgggtatacttctgtaaatttccaaatcgaaaatatatttttgtaaaaaacggaaataaaaaataaaaaaaccgctagCCTGTCGAGGGAGGTTGGGCCCGACCTCCCAGGTTTGGATGAATTCGTTTGGAGGTCGCAGCTCAAACAAATTAATTTTGGAGTAGCCGTCAGGAGTAATGCCAAGGGATATCTCTTTCTGTCTTTCATACCTTTTGATGAAAACAAAATCTCTTTGATAGCCACGGGCAACTTGTCAGCAGCCCCCTCTGACGTGACACGGTAAAATAGCTCCATGATTGCCTTGGCCGCGAAGCGAAACTCTGACGGGCAATACTTGTCCGATCTGGGTAGCCATGTCGAAACTTGGAGTCGATCTAGAGCTTATTTCCACCGGTTTGATGTTAACCCTAGCAGGCTAGCACGATCGAGGTCCTCCATGATCGTATCTGATCTGCACATCATGggcataataataataataataataataatacatCTGCTTATTGTAGCGAGCGTTTGGGTCGTTGGGTGTTCGATCATGCTTGGCGCGAATGCAAGTTGCAGTTGGACCGTACGTCCACACCGCCGCAGATCCCTGGACCCTGGCTTAGCTAGCGTATCTCATCTCCTGCTGCGAGACGCTCCCGTGGGGTGTAGACGCGCGAGATGCTGCCCTCGCTATCGCAACTTGCGTCTCGCGGCAGCTAGGCGATAATAATGTTCTCCTAGTGTTATACGGGAAAAAACAGAGCAGAAAAATGTCCGTGGTTGATACATCAAAGCAGGGATGAAGGATAGGTATGGTACTGGTACCCAACGAGAGGTAGTACTCTTTTTGCTCCTTCTTTGCTTTTTTTTATGTGGTACTCCTTACATCATGATAATCCAATGGCCGGAGAAGGCTGAGTATAAGAATTGAATAAACATGATTTCTTCCCTTTTTCATCCACCTGACGTGCTCACGTTGGGCTTCCCTTTTTCTCTGTTTCTCTCTTTCAGACCCAAAATGACGGGAGGAACTAGTTCACGCCATGACGGAGCTTAGTGCCGGAACTTTGGGGAGCATGCGCCATCGCCAAGACGAGGCAAAGTGACATCGTCTCCGTGCGtgcgttttttttctttttgtttttttctcctttttatcATCTTTTTTTACTaagaagttgttccaaattttttttggaataacATTGTTTAGAAAAGTTATTGAAAGAACTTTTTAAGATTTTATCTGAATGACCttttctttgaattttttttgaagaactttTTTCTTAGAATAACATTTCTTTTTTAGAAGAGTTATTTGATAAACTTTATCTTTTTCTAACAAAGCTGGCCATATAATTTGTAATTACCAGACAAAATGGCACCAACAAGAAAAAAGTAATTAACATACCGCCGTTCTTTTTCAAAACACTGAATGCAGGAAATTTTGCCCTCGTTCTGTTCCTGGCGCGAGGGCGCAGTAGGGGTGCAAATGAATGTacggtgcacctccaaccctctttagttcaaaaatattgtACTAGTTTTTTCAAAATAGAATCTCATTTTGGagaagtacaaaattttgaattaaaaataGTTGGAGGTGTCACTAAGGGTCATCCATTGGCACCCATAGGTGCTGTGCCCGTATACCAAGTAGTTCCTTATTCAAATGAAGACGATCAGGTCAAGATGGTAAAGAATTCTGGCGCGTAAATTTTCTTTCGGAAGACAACCATACGGCGAACGTGCTGGTAGCGCGATGGTAAGCGCTCCCGTCGTGGAGCTGCCCGCCCGGGTTCGATTCCCGTCTGGGACGTGCCCGGGTGTCGCACCAGGTGCTGAGGACCTGAGGCGCGTGTGCGTAGtgggtgtgagtgtgtgtggtgGTATAGCGCGTTCCGAGACTACTTGGGCAGCCTCGTCTGCATTGAGTCCGGTTAATACGGGCGACTAAAATCTTATACGACTCCCAGTGCTTCTGGGTGCTTAAAAAAAATGACAACCATACGTGCAGAGCTCTGCGCGAACTTTGACTGCCACGCGAGTTAGTGTCAGCGACAGATACAGTATCGCCTTGATTGCAATAGGTTGCGGCGCCAATGGAGCTGACACGATTAAGAGCTTCATTAGTCGCAAAAAAAAGATTAAGAGCTTCATTCTATTAATCATAATTCTTTATCAGTAATAATGACAAACTGGCTGCTCTGATTGCACGATAGCAACAGAAAGAATGCCTGAATAATCTTCCAAACAGAGAGGTGCTGCTCTCTATATAATCAGTCTCTTCCTCACACTGTCACACAAGACGTACACAGCCGTCACAAGTTCACCAGCACGGCTGCACACCCATTACTGCACGGGCGCAGATAGGCATGGGCTCTGTCGCCGCCGACCGGCCGCACGTCGTGTGCGTGCCGTTCCCGGCGCAGGGCCACGTCACGCCGATGCTGAAGCTGGCCAAGGTCCTCCACTGCCGGGGCTTCCACGTCACCTTCGTGAACACGGAGTAcaaccaccgccgcctcctccgctcccgcggcgccggcgcgctcgACGGCCTCCCGGGATTCCGCTTCGCCGCCATCCCGGAGGGCCTGCCGCCGTCCGACGTCGACGCCACCCAGGACGTGCCGTCGCTCTGCCGCGCCACCATGGAGAACTGCCTCCCGCACTTCAGGGGCCTCCTCGCCGAGCTCAACGCCTCCCCGGACGCGCCGCCGGTCACCTGCGTCGTCGGCGACGACGTCATGAGCTTCACCATGGAAGCCGCCAGGGAGATCGGCGTGCCGTGCGCGCTGCTCTGGACGTCCAGCACCTGCGGCTACGCAGGCTACCGTTACTACTGCACCCTCATCGACCAGGGCGTCTTCCCTCTCAAAGGTGACAAGCTAGCTGCCAACACCTCTCGCACGGCACGCGGTATCAAGTATTGAAGTGCTCAGTGCTCAcacgtttgtttttttttttttggtgagaTGCAGAGGAGCAGCTGACGAACGGGTTCTTGGACACGCCGGTGGAGAGTGCGCCCGGGTTGAGCAAGCACATCCGGCTCAAGGACCTCCCAAGCTTCATCCGCTCAACGGACCCCGACGACTTCATGGTCCACTTCGCCCTCAAGGTGACCGAGCAGATAGCCGGCGCGGACGCCGTCATCCTCAACACCTTGTACGAGCTCGAGCAGGAGGCGGTCGACGCCATGCGCGCCATGATTCCGCCTCCCGCGTCCATCCACGCCGTCGGCCCACTCGCTCTGCTCGCCGAGCAGATCGTGCCCCAGGGCAGCCAGCTCGACGCGCTGGGCTCCAACCTCTGGAAGGAGGACGTCTCCTGCCTCGCCTGGCTCGACGGCAGGGAGCCCCGTTCGGTGGTGTACGTGAACTACGGGAGCATCACTGTGATGACGAACGAGGAGCTGGTGGAGTTCGCGTGGGGGCTCGCGAACAGCGGCCACGACTTCCTGTGGGTCATCCGGCCGGACCtcgtcgacggcgacgccgccgtgctgccgccGGAGTTCCTGGAAGCCATCGAGGGCCGCGGCCACCTGGCGACCTGGTGCCCGCAGGAGGCGGTGCTGCGGCACGAGGCGGTGGGCGTGTTCCTGACGCACTCCGGGTGGAACTCGACGCTGGAGAGCCTGTGCGCCGGGGTGCCGATGCTGTGCTGGCCCTTCTTCGCGGAGCAGCAGACCAACTGCCGGTACAAGTGCGAGGAGTGGGGCGTGGCCATGGAGATCGGCCACGACGTGCGGCGGGAGGCCGTGGAGGGGAAGATACGGGAGGCCATGGGCGGGGAGAAAGGGAAGGAGAtgcggcgccgcgcggcggaGTGGCGGGAGGCCGCCGGGCGCACGACGAGGCCCGGCGGGGGCTCGTACGCCAGCCACGAGAAGCTGGTGGCCGACGTGCTCCTCTCGGGTGGCAAGAGTTCTTGATTAATCTCCACGTACGGGGGTTGTCCTTGCCACCAGAGCCTGGTCTCGATCTCCCACCGCGCACCACCAGCTTCCAGTaaatgagtgctcgatctgtaTTGCAATAGTGAAAGAAATTGTTTTCCTTGTCAAATATAATAGTGTGGTATGTAGCGTTGTAATGTCCACATGATTATTGGAATACATAAAGCTTAATTACAA
This sequence is a window from Panicum virgatum strain AP13 chromosome 7K, P.virgatum_v5, whole genome shotgun sequence. Protein-coding genes within it:
- the LOC120642249 gene encoding 7-deoxyloganetin glucosyltransferase-like, translating into MGSVAADRPHVVCVPFPAQGHVTPMLKLAKVLHCRGFHVTFVNTEYNHRRLLRSRGAGALDGLPGFRFAAIPEGLPPSDVDATQDVPSLCRATMENCLPHFRGLLAELNASPDAPPVTCVVGDDVMSFTMEAAREIGVPCALLWTSSTCGYAGYRYYCTLIDQGVFPLKEEQLTNGFLDTPVESAPGLSKHIRLKDLPSFIRSTDPDDFMVHFALKVTEQIAGADAVILNTLYELEQEAVDAMRAMIPPPASIHAVGPLALLAEQIVPQGSQLDALGSNLWKEDVSCLAWLDGREPRSVVYVNYGSITVMTNEELVEFAWGLANSGHDFLWVIRPDLVDGDAAVLPPEFLEAIEGRGHLATWCPQEAVLRHEAVGVFLTHSGWNSTLESLCAGVPMLCWPFFAEQQTNCRYKCEEWGVAMEIGHDVRREAVEGKIREAMGGEKGKEMRRRAAEWREAAGRTTRPGGGSYASHEKLVADVLLSGGKSS